The following proteins are encoded in a genomic region of Rattus rattus isolate New Zealand chromosome 2, Rrattus_CSIRO_v1, whole genome shotgun sequence:
- the Mesp1 gene encoding mesoderm posterior protein 1 — MAQPLCAPLSKSWIPSPARPQPSMPSDGDSFCSPAWSSDSWDGAQASSPALPCARPARRAGTPGRRGTHGSRLGSGQRQSASEREKLRMRTLARALHELRRFLPPSVAPIGQNLTKIETLRLAIRYIGHLSAVLGLSEDSLPQQRHAVSPRGCPLCPDSGLAQAQSLGPHLSPVVCSGVSWGSSPAYPRPRVAAESWDPSFLYAETASLERQEMEPSPSSPLFSSDMLALLETWTPQEWPPA, encoded by the exons ATGGCCCAGCCCCTGTGCGCGCCACTCTCCAAGTCCTGGATCCCGAGTCCCGCTCGTCCGCAGCCATCGATGCCTTCCGATGGGGACAGCTTCTGCTCCCCAGCCTGGTCCTCGGACTCGTGGGACGGTGCCCAGGCCAGCAGCCCTGCACTACCCTGTGCCCGCCCGGCCCGGCGTGCTGGGACCCCCGGTAGGCGCGGGACGCATGGCAGCCGCCTGGGTAGCGGACAGCGGCAGAGCGCCAGCGAACGCGAGAAGCTTCGTATGCGCACGCTCGCCCGCGCGCTGCACGAGCTGCGCCGCTTCTTGCCTCCTTCAGTGGCACCAATCGGCCAGAACCTGACCAAGATCGAGACGCTGCGCCTGGCCATCCGCTACATCGGCCACCTGTCGGCTGTGCTGGGCCTCAGCGAGGACAGCCTCCCGCAACAGAGGCACGCGGTGTCACCTCGAGGCTGCCCGCTGTGCCCCGACAGCGGCCTGGCGCAGGCGCAGTCTCTCGGTCCCCATTTAAGCCCGGTTGTCTGCAGCGGGGTGTCCTGGGGTTCTTCGCCCGCCTACCCTAGACCCCGGGTCGCCGCAGAATCGTGGGACCCATCATTCCTGTACGCCGAAACAGCATCCCTGGAAAGGCAGGAGATGGAGCCCAGCCCCTCGTCTCCG CTCTTCAGCAGCGACATGCTGGCTCTGCTAGAAACCTGGACACCTCAGGAGTGGCCGCCAGCCTGA
- the Wdr93 gene encoding WD repeat-containing protein 93, with protein sequence MSSFKGSQAQKPRLSVFSKGPLEIPSPTEADWPKDDEKDFVFKDVDQELDSLPQPYRMINKLINHLFDRSWEVIENRESLRENVKNWTVPAIYPPTAEIQLDKMPGGMAVSQDYLFIGGPKGFSIYNLHNYKKMLVLEKFKVDVISIWATDLGNDVLIVPVDEMGIVRLFYLCKDSLYLIKAINETDDTTKQSTCVRMEVSQSGDYAAFLFQGAGDVWLEVYKLPKEIWLKEVEHPQLTLNQKKKPKQLQLNTPESAVTESTEKSLGPSVSPNTTQDLNISFKSDLKLSLPVFIMKIKPPKPIAGTTFKSPLEIFAKVEDYFGLGSGQNHFIKDVQWEQHMEIFYASYKKHLEGEWEEEPLSMATFHFFYTNSLTTTPTDVKSSSGTACVLGIHWTGSHNFFLYSLNKTLKDKTDCENVWPCAAPIVVSQISSFSSYLALACEDGVLILWDLAQGFLFGVIALPERCFCQSIHFLRFFLVHKGQNVYPDYPVKFEVICVVLCTNASLHLVTASGTKGPTSKLLVDSPTMSPEEAIYTVAPVPALPGMVLIFSRNCSVSLMDVAKVETICAFSAPTCHPPDIPWKPLFVVSPHHPFFLLHGARPHDNTNSTHDPKDTTDSVFYFNFEDYSLLEDISKKCTVSQKDLAYNQVLSMEKRYEQFLQKSFQKSQMKGREQWSRLRKYSIMLQKENLKK encoded by the exons ATGTCATCTTTTAAAGGAAGTCAGGCTCAGAAGCCAAGGttgtctgtgttttccaaggGCCCACTGGAGATTCCATCTCCAACTGAGGCAGACTGGCCTAAGGATGATGAGAAGGATTTTGTCTTCAAGGACGTGGATCAAGAACTGGATTCCCTTCCTCAGCCTTACCGGATGATCAACAAGCTGATAAACCATCTGTTTGACCGCTCATGGGAAGTTATTGAAAACAGAGAATCTCTCAGGGAAAATGTGAAGAACTGGACTGTGCCTGCCATCTACCCTCCAACTGCAGAAATCCAG CTCGACAAAATGCCTGGCGGTATGGCTGTCTCACAAGACTATCTGTTTATTGGAGGACCCAAAGGATTCTCAATCTATAATCTGCACAATTACAAAAAAATGCTTGTTTTGGAGAAGTTTAAGGTTGATGTTATTTCCATCTGGGCCACAGATTTGGGGAATGACGTACTCATTGTTCCCGTGGATGAAATGG gTATTGTTAGATTGTTTTACTTGTGTAAAGACAGCCTTTATCTCATCAAAGCCATCAATGAAACG GATGACACCACCAAGCAAAGCACCTGTGTAAGGATGGAGGTCTCTCAGAGCGGGGACTATGCAGCTTTCCTCTTCCAAG GAGCTGGAGATGTCTGGCTGGAAGTGTATAAGTTGCCCAAGGAAATTTGGCTAAAAGAAGTGGAGCACCCCCAATTGActctaaatcaaaagaaaaagccCAAACAGCTGCAACTG aACACTCCTGAATCTGCTGttacagaaagcacagaaaag agCTTGGGACCAAGTGTCAGCCCTAACACAACCCAG GacttaaacatttcttttaaaagtgacCTTAAGTTGAGTCTTCCAGTTTTTATAATGAAGATTAAACCACCTAAGCCCATAGCAG GCACCACATTTAAAAGCCCCTTGGAAATCTTTGCAAAGGTGGAGGACTACTTCGGGCTAGGCTCTGGGCAGAACCACTTTATCAAGGATGTGCAGTGGGAACAACACATGGAGATCTTCTATGCCTCCTATAAGAAGCACctggaaggggagtgggaagaggagCCACTCAG TATGGCCACCTTCCATTTCTTCTATACTAACTCCTTAACAACCACACCAACAGATGTCAAGAGCTCTTCCG GAACAGCATGTGTCCTTGGCATACACTGGACTGGAAGTCACAATTTCTTCCTCTATTCACTGAACAAAACTCTGAAGGATAAAACTG ATTGTGAGAATGTGTGGCCCTGTGCTGCGCCCATTGTAGTGTctcaaatcagcagcttctcctcTTACCTGGCCCTTGCCTGTGAGGATGGTGTGCTCATTCTGTGGGACCTGGCTCAAG GATTCCTCTTTGGGGTCATTGCTCTGCCTGAAAGATGTTTCTGCCAAAGCATTCACTTCCTCCGGTTCTTCCTGGTGCACAAAGGACAAAATGTGTACCCTGACTACCCAGTGAAGTTTGAAGTTATATGTGTAGTGCTATGCACTAATGCTTCCCTCCACCTCGTGACAGCCAGCGGGACCAAAGGACCCACCAGCAAGTTGCTTGTTGACAG CCCTACAATGTCCCCAGAAGAAGCCATTTATACTGTGGCCCCAGTCCCAGCCTTGCCTGGCATG GTGCTAATCTTTTCCAGGAACTGCTCTGTAAGCCTCATGGACGTGGCCAAGGTTGAGACTATCTGTGCCTTCTCAGCCCCGACATGCCACCCACCAGACATCCCCTGGAAGCCACTGTTTGTTGTGTCTCCACACCATCCATTTTTTCTGCTTCATG GGGCCCGTCCACATGACAATACCAACTCTACTCATGATCCCAAGGATACCACagattctgttttctattttaattttgaggatTACTCACTCCTGGAAGATATCTCCAAAAAGTGCACCGTTTCTCAAAAGGACTTGGCATATAACCAGGTGTtgtcaatggagaaaagataCGAGCAGTTCCTCCAGAAGAG CTTCCAGAAGAGCCAGATGAAAGGGCGTGAGCAGTGGTCCAGGCTTCGGAAGTACTCCATCATGCTCcagaaagaaaacttaaagaaGTGA